The following proteins come from a genomic window of Columba livia isolate bColLiv1 breed racing homer chromosome 27, bColLiv1.pat.W.v2, whole genome shotgun sequence:
- the LOC102096675 gene encoding procathepsin L-like isoform X1, whose amino-acid sequence MLGAMSPWLGLLLALLGCTAALDPALEAAWEGWKSLYAKEYPGELEAARREVWEKNLRRIQQHNWEESQGQHQFHLEMNHYGDLTDEEFNQLLNGFVPARQEEPALLFQASAAVKTPAEVDWRAKGYVTPVKNQGHCGSCWAFSATGALEGLVFKRTGKPAVLSEQNLIDCSRKLGNNGCHGGYMTRAFQYVRDNGGLNSEHIYPYMATDTSSCRYNPRDRAANCSAIWLVAQGNETALEQAVATVGPVSVAVDASGFHFHFYKSGVFSSAFCSQRVNHGMLAVGYGTSQDNGHNVSYWILKNSWSELWGERGYLRLLKGAHNQCGVANQASFPSL is encoded by the exons ATG CTGGGTGccatgtccccatggctggggctgctgctggcgctACTGGGCTGCACCGCGGCGCTGGACCCTGCGCTGGAGGCGGCCTGGGAAGGGTGGAAGAGCCTCTATGCCAAGGAGTACCCAGGG GAGCTCGAGGCTGCCCGCAGGGAGGTTTGGGAGAAGAACCTGCGGCGCATCCAGCAGCACAACTGGGAGGAGTCGCAGGGGCAGCACCAGTTCCATCTGGAAATGAACCACTATGGGGACCTG ACAGACGAGGAGTTTAACCAGCTCCTGAACGGCTTCGTGCCAGCGCGGCAGGAGGAGCCGGCGCTGCTCTTCCAGGCATCGGCGGCCGTGAAGACCCCGGCAGAGGTGGATTGGAGGGCCAAGGGCTACGTGACACCCGTAAAGAACCAG GGACACTGCGGGTCGTGCTGGGCGTTCAGCGCCACCGGGGCGTTGGAGGGGCTGGTGTTCAAGCGGACGGGGAAGCCGGCGGTGCTGAGCGAGCAGAACCTCATCGACTGCTCCCGCAAGCTGGGCAACAACGGCTGCCACGGCGGCTACATGACCCGCGCCTTCCAGTACGTGCGGGACAACGGCGGCTTGAACTCGGAGCACATCTACCCCTACATGGCCACG GACACCTCCAGCTGCCGATACAACCCGCGGGACAGGGCGGCCAACTGCTCGGCCATCTGGCTGGTGGCCCAGGGCAATGAGACGGCGCTGGAGCAGGCGGTGGCGACCGTGGGCCCTGTGTCCGTGGCGGTGGACGCCAGCGGCTTCCACTTCCACTTCTACAAGTCAG GCGTCTTCAGCAGCGCGTTCTGCAGCCAGCGGGTGAACCACGGCATGTTGGCCGTGGGCTACGGCACCAGCCAGGACAACGGGCACAACGTCAGCTACTGGATCCTAAAGAACAG CTGGTCGGAGCTGTGGGGCGAGCGGGGCTACCTGCGCCTGCTCAAGGGAGCCCACAACCAGTGCGGGGTGGCCAACCAGGCCAGCTTCCCCTCGCTGTGA
- the DPP9 gene encoding dipeptidyl peptidase 9 isoform X2 has protein sequence MTAVDALSDSSEVVEMEDVPSQFQVQKHSWDGLRDIIHSSRKYSGMIVNKAPHDFQFVRKTEESSPHSHRLYYLGMPYGSRENSLLYSEIPKKVRKEALLLLSWKQMLDHFQATPHHGMYSREEELLRERKRLGVFGITSYDFHSESGLFLFQASNSLFHCRDGGKNGFMVSPMKPLEIKTQCTGPRMDPKICPADPAFFSFINNNDLWVANIETGEEKRMTYCHKGLSNVLDDPKSAGVATFVIQEEFDRFTGYWWCPTASTEGSEDLKTLRILYEEVDESEVEIIHVPSPALEERKTDSYRYPRTGSKNPKITLKLAEFKSDSKGKIVCAQDKELVQPFAALFPTVEYIARAGWTRDGKYAWAMLLDRPQQRLQLVLLPPALFIPVPENEEQRAEFAKTVPENVQPFVIYEETTDVWINVHDIFYPFIQPEGEEEELCFIRANECKTGFCHLYRVTAVLKQGSYDWVQPYTHSEDDFKCPIKEEIALTGGEWEVLARHGSKIWVNEATKLVYFQGTRDTPLEHHLYVVSYESPGEIVRLTTPGFSHSCSMSQNFDMFISHYSSVSTPPCVHVYKLSGSDDDPLHKQPKFWASMMEAASCPPDYIPPEIFHFRSQADVELYGMVYKPHDVQPGKKHPTVLFVYGGPQVQLVNNSFKGIKYLRLNTLASLGYAVVVIDGRGSCQRGLKFEGALKNQMGQVEIEDQVEGLHYVAEKYGFIDLSRVAIHGWSYGGFLSLMGLICKPNVFKIAIAGAPVTVWMAYDTGYTERYMDIPENNQQGYEAGSVALHVEKLPNEPNRLLILHGFLDENVHFFHTNFLVSQLIRAGKPYQLQIYPNERHSIRCPESGEHYEITLLHFLQEYL, from the exons GAATGCCATATGGCAGCCGAGAGAATTCCCTTCTCTACTCAGAGATTCCCAAAAAGGTACGGAAGGAGGCCTTGCTGCTCTTGTCGTGGAAGCAGATGCTGGATCACTTTCAG GCAACCCCTCATCACGGGATGTATTCTAGAGAAGAGGAACTCTTGAGGGAACGCAAGCGCCTTGGTGTTTTTGGTATAACGTCTTATGATTTCCACAGTGAGAGCGGCCTATTCCTCTTCCAGGCCAGCAACAGCCTCTTTCATTGTCGAGACGGGGGCAAGAATGGTTTCATG GTGTCTCCAATGAAGCCTCTGGAGATCAAGACTCAGTGCACGGGGCCACGAATGGATCCCAAGATCTGCCCTGCTGACCCTGCCTTCTTTTCATTCATTAATAACAATGATCTGTGGGTAGCAAATATTGAGACGGGAGAGGAGAAGCGGATGACATACTGCCATAAAG GCTTATCCAATGTTCTTGATGACCCCAAGTCTGCTGGTGTAGCCACTTTTGTCATTCAGGAGGAGTTTGATCGGTTCACAGGTTATTGGTGGTGTCCCACAGCTTCCACGGAAG GTTCAGAGGATTTAAAAACGCTGCGGATCTTGTATGAGGAAGTGGATGAGTCAGAGGTGGAGATAATTCACGTTCCTTCACCTGCCttggaggagagaaaaacagactCCTATCGGTACCCCAGGACGG GCAGCAAAAACCCTAAGATTACATTAAAACTGGCAGAATTTAAATCGGACAGTAAGGGTAAG atcGTGTGTGCTCAGGACAAGGAGCTGGTGCAACCATTTGCTGCGTTATTTCCGACTGTGGAGTACATTGCCCGTGCTGGATGGACCCGAGATGGCAAATA CGCTTGGGCTATGTTACTCGACAGACCTCAGCAGCGGCTGCAGCTCGTCCTTCTGCCTCCAGCGCTCTTCATTCCAGTCCCAGAAAACGAGGAGCAGCGAGCGGAATTTGCCAAAACCGTGCCAGAAAACGTCCAGCCATTTGTGATCTACGAAGAAACCACTGACGTGTGGATAAAT GTTCATGATATCTTCTATCCTTTCATCCAAccggagggagaggaggaagagctcTGCTTTATCCGAGCCAACGAGTGCAAAACAGGTTTCTGCCACCTGTACAGAGTCACGGCGGTTCTCAAGCAGGGCAGCTACGACTGGGTGCAGCCGTACACCCACAGCGAGG ATGATTTCAAGTGTCCTATCAAAGAGGAGATTGCCCTGACTGGTGGGGAATGGGAGGTGTTGGCAAGGCATGGATCGAAG ATCTGGGTCAACGAGGCCACGAAGCTGGTGTATTTTCAAGGCACGAGGGACACCCCATTGGAGCACCATCTCTACGTTGTCAGCTATGAGTCTCCCGGAGAAATCGTACGACTCACCACGCCGGGCTTCTCCCACAGCTGTTCGATGAGCCAG AACTTTGACATGTTCATCAGCCACTACAGCAGTGTGAGCACTCCGCCTTGCGTGCACGTCTACAAGCTCAGCGGCTCCGATGACGACCCGCTCCACAAGCAGCCCAAGTTTTGGGCCAGCATGATGGAGGCAGCCA GTTGTCCCCCAGATTACATCCCACCCGAGATCTTTCACTTCCGCAGTCAGGCAGATGTGGAGCTCTACGGAATGGTCTACAAACCTCATGATGTCCAGCCTGGGAAGAAGCATCCCACGGTGCTCTTTGTGTACGGAGGCCCTCAG GTGCAGCTGGTGAATAACTCCTTCAAAGGAATCAAGTACTTGCGGCTGAACACGCTGGCGTCCTTAGGCTACGCTGTGGTGGTGATCGATGGAAGGGGCTCATGCCAGCGAGGACTCAAATTTGAAGGGGCCCTGAAAAACCAAATG GGTCAGGTGGAGATCGAGGACCAGGTGGAAGGTTTACATTATGTAGCAGAAAAATACGGGTTCATCGACTTGAGTCGTGTGGCCATACACGGCTGGTCGTAcgggggttttctctccctcaTGGGTCTCATCTGTAAACCCAACGTCTTCAAG ATTGCTATAGCAGGTGCTCCTGTCACAGTTTGGATGGCATATGACACCGGGTATACTGAGCGGTACATGGATATCCCAGAAAACAACCAGCAAGGTTACGAGGCTGGCTCTGTGGCATTACACGTAGAAAAGCTTCCCAACGA GCCAAATCGTCTGCTGATCCTCCATGGCTTTTTGGATGAAAATGTGCACTTTTTTCACACCAACTTCCTGGTATCACAGCTAATCCGGGCTGGAAAACCTTACCAGCTACAG ATCTACCCCAACGAGAGACACAGTATTCGGTGCCCTGAGTCCGGAGAGCACTACGAAATCACGCTGCTGCACTTTCTACAAGAATACCTCTGA
- the MYDGF gene encoding myeloid-derived growth factor, whose translation MAARAPAARVDPARPPGRRGQGFLSKMAAPSGRSGRRLWAALLPAALLCLAARAAEEPSTAEFDVRPGGEVHSFSRSLGDYTCTFTYSAQGGTNEQWQMNIGVSEDNLLFSCSVWRPQGKSYLFFTQFKAEVKGAKIEHAMAYSQAAAGGQSDIPLKQEEFEITETTVSHREGKFRFELSKLMIVAKTPRDEL comes from the exons ATGGCCGCCCGGGCGCCCGCCGCACGCGTTgaccccgcccgcccgcccggccgCCGTGGCCAGGGCTTCCTTTCCAAGATGGCGGCGCCCAGCGGGAGGAGCGGCCGGCGGCTGTGGGCCGCGCTGCTGCCCGCCGCCCTGCTGTGCCTGGCGGCCCGGGCGGCGGAGGAACCGAGCACGGCCGAGTTCGACGTGCGGCCCGGCGGGGAGGTTCATTCCTTCTCCCGGAGCCTG GGGGATTACACCTGCACCTTCACATACTCAGCTCAGGGAGGAACCAACGAG CAATGGCAGATGAACATTGGAGTCAGCGAGGACAAcctgctcttctcctgctccGTCTGGAG GCCCCAAGGGAAGTCATATCTCTTCTTTACCCAGTTTAAAGCTGAAGTGAAAGGAGCCAAGATAGAGCACGCCATGGCTTAT TCTCAAGCTGCAGCGGGTGGACAAAGCGACATCCCCttaaaacaggaagaatttgAAATCACCGAAACAACAG tCTCTCACAGGGAAGGCAAGTTCCGTTTCGAACTGTCCAAACTCATGATCGTAGCAAAAACGCCCCGTGACGAGCTGTGA
- the LOC102096675 gene encoding procathepsin L-like isoform X2 — MSPWLGLLLALLGCTAALDPALEAAWEGWKSLYAKEYPGELEAARREVWEKNLRRIQQHNWEESQGQHQFHLEMNHYGDLTDEEFNQLLNGFVPARQEEPALLFQASAAVKTPAEVDWRAKGYVTPVKNQGHCGSCWAFSATGALEGLVFKRTGKPAVLSEQNLIDCSRKLGNNGCHGGYMTRAFQYVRDNGGLNSEHIYPYMATDTSSCRYNPRDRAANCSAIWLVAQGNETALEQAVATVGPVSVAVDASGFHFHFYKSGVFSSAFCSQRVNHGMLAVGYGTSQDNGHNVSYWILKNSWSELWGERGYLRLLKGAHNQCGVANQASFPSL, encoded by the exons atgtccccatggctggggctgctgctggcgctACTGGGCTGCACCGCGGCGCTGGACCCTGCGCTGGAGGCGGCCTGGGAAGGGTGGAAGAGCCTCTATGCCAAGGAGTACCCAGGG GAGCTCGAGGCTGCCCGCAGGGAGGTTTGGGAGAAGAACCTGCGGCGCATCCAGCAGCACAACTGGGAGGAGTCGCAGGGGCAGCACCAGTTCCATCTGGAAATGAACCACTATGGGGACCTG ACAGACGAGGAGTTTAACCAGCTCCTGAACGGCTTCGTGCCAGCGCGGCAGGAGGAGCCGGCGCTGCTCTTCCAGGCATCGGCGGCCGTGAAGACCCCGGCAGAGGTGGATTGGAGGGCCAAGGGCTACGTGACACCCGTAAAGAACCAG GGACACTGCGGGTCGTGCTGGGCGTTCAGCGCCACCGGGGCGTTGGAGGGGCTGGTGTTCAAGCGGACGGGGAAGCCGGCGGTGCTGAGCGAGCAGAACCTCATCGACTGCTCCCGCAAGCTGGGCAACAACGGCTGCCACGGCGGCTACATGACCCGCGCCTTCCAGTACGTGCGGGACAACGGCGGCTTGAACTCGGAGCACATCTACCCCTACATGGCCACG GACACCTCCAGCTGCCGATACAACCCGCGGGACAGGGCGGCCAACTGCTCGGCCATCTGGCTGGTGGCCCAGGGCAATGAGACGGCGCTGGAGCAGGCGGTGGCGACCGTGGGCCCTGTGTCCGTGGCGGTGGACGCCAGCGGCTTCCACTTCCACTTCTACAAGTCAG GCGTCTTCAGCAGCGCGTTCTGCAGCCAGCGGGTGAACCACGGCATGTTGGCCGTGGGCTACGGCACCAGCCAGGACAACGGGCACAACGTCAGCTACTGGATCCTAAAGAACAG CTGGTCGGAGCTGTGGGGCGAGCGGGGCTACCTGCGCCTGCTCAAGGGAGCCCACAACCAGTGCGGGGTGGCCAACCAGGCCAGCTTCCCCTCGCTGTGA
- the TNFAIP8L1 gene encoding tumor necrosis factor alpha-induced protein 8-like protein 1, translated as MDTFSTKNLALQAQKKLLSKMATKTIANVFIDDTSSEILDELYRATKEYTHNRKEAQKIIKNLIKIVMKLGVLYRNGQFSPEELLVMERFRKKVHTLAMTAVSFHQIDFTFDRRVMSGVLTECRDLLHQAVNGHLTAKSHSRINHVFNHFADYEFLSALYGPSEPYRTHLKRICDGVNKMLEEDNI; from the coding sequence ATGGACACCTTCAGCACCAAGAACCTGGCCCTGCAGGCCCAGAAGAAGCTCTTGAGCAAGATGGCAACCAAGACCATAGCCAACGTCTTCATTGATGACACCAGCAGCGAGATCTTGGATGAGCTCTACCGGGCCACCAAGGAGTACACCCACAACCGCAAAGAGGCCCAGAAGATCATCAAAAACCTCATCAAGATCGTCATGAAGTTGGGCGTGCTCTACCGCAACGGGCAGTTCAGCCccgaggagctgctggtgatgGAGCGTTTCCGCAAGAAGGTCCATACCTTGGCCATGACGGCTGTCAGCTTCCACCAGATAGACTTCACCTTCGACCGCAGGGTCATGTCGGGTGTCCTCACGGAGTGCCGGGACCTGCTGCACCAGGCTGTCAACGGCCACCTGACGGCCAAGTCCCACTCCCGCATCAACCACGTCTTCAACCACTTTGCGGACTACGAGTTCCTCTCGGCTCTCTACGGGCCGTCCGAGCCCTACCGCACCCACCTGAAGAGGATCTGCGATGGGGTTAACAAGATGCTGGAGGAGGACAACATCTGA
- the DPP9 gene encoding dipeptidyl peptidase 9 isoform X3, producing the protein MQKIKRVRLENETAGGWRSFLSSSEGEERMTAVDALSDSSEVVEMEDVPSQFQFVRKTEESSPHSHRLYYLGMPYGSRENSLLYSEIPKKVRKEALLLLSWKQMLDHFQATPHHGMYSREEELLRERKRLGVFGITSYDFHSESGLFLFQASNSLFHCRDGGKNGFMVSPMKPLEIKTQCTGPRMDPKICPADPAFFSFINNNDLWVANIETGEEKRMTYCHKGLSNVLDDPKSAGVATFVIQEEFDRFTGYWWCPTASTEGSEDLKTLRILYEEVDESEVEIIHVPSPALEERKTDSYRYPRTGSKNPKITLKLAEFKSDSKGKIVCAQDKELVQPFAALFPTVEYIARAGWTRDGKYAWAMLLDRPQQRLQLVLLPPALFIPVPENEEQRAEFAKTVPENVQPFVIYEETTDVWINVHDIFYPFIQPEGEEEELCFIRANECKTGFCHLYRVTAVLKQGSYDWVQPYTHSEDDFKCPIKEEIALTGGEWEVLARHGSKIWVNEATKLVYFQGTRDTPLEHHLYVVSYESPGEIVRLTTPGFSHSCSMSQNFDMFISHYSSVSTPPCVHVYKLSGSDDDPLHKQPKFWASMMEAASCPPDYIPPEIFHFRSQADVELYGMVYKPHDVQPGKKHPTVLFVYGGPQVQLVNNSFKGIKYLRLNTLASLGYAVVVIDGRGSCQRGLKFEGALKNQMGQVEIEDQVEGLHYVAEKYGFIDLSRVAIHGWSYGGFLSLMGLICKPNVFKIAIAGAPVTVWMAYDTGYTERYMDIPENNQQGYEAGSVALHVEKLPNEPNRLLILHGFLDENVHFFHTNFLVSQLIRAGKPYQLQIYPNERHSIRCPESGEHYEITLLHFLQEYL; encoded by the exons GAATGCCATATGGCAGCCGAGAGAATTCCCTTCTCTACTCAGAGATTCCCAAAAAGGTACGGAAGGAGGCCTTGCTGCTCTTGTCGTGGAAGCAGATGCTGGATCACTTTCAG GCAACCCCTCATCACGGGATGTATTCTAGAGAAGAGGAACTCTTGAGGGAACGCAAGCGCCTTGGTGTTTTTGGTATAACGTCTTATGATTTCCACAGTGAGAGCGGCCTATTCCTCTTCCAGGCCAGCAACAGCCTCTTTCATTGTCGAGACGGGGGCAAGAATGGTTTCATG GTGTCTCCAATGAAGCCTCTGGAGATCAAGACTCAGTGCACGGGGCCACGAATGGATCCCAAGATCTGCCCTGCTGACCCTGCCTTCTTTTCATTCATTAATAACAATGATCTGTGGGTAGCAAATATTGAGACGGGAGAGGAGAAGCGGATGACATACTGCCATAAAG GCTTATCCAATGTTCTTGATGACCCCAAGTCTGCTGGTGTAGCCACTTTTGTCATTCAGGAGGAGTTTGATCGGTTCACAGGTTATTGGTGGTGTCCCACAGCTTCCACGGAAG GTTCAGAGGATTTAAAAACGCTGCGGATCTTGTATGAGGAAGTGGATGAGTCAGAGGTGGAGATAATTCACGTTCCTTCACCTGCCttggaggagagaaaaacagactCCTATCGGTACCCCAGGACGG GCAGCAAAAACCCTAAGATTACATTAAAACTGGCAGAATTTAAATCGGACAGTAAGGGTAAG atcGTGTGTGCTCAGGACAAGGAGCTGGTGCAACCATTTGCTGCGTTATTTCCGACTGTGGAGTACATTGCCCGTGCTGGATGGACCCGAGATGGCAAATA CGCTTGGGCTATGTTACTCGACAGACCTCAGCAGCGGCTGCAGCTCGTCCTTCTGCCTCCAGCGCTCTTCATTCCAGTCCCAGAAAACGAGGAGCAGCGAGCGGAATTTGCCAAAACCGTGCCAGAAAACGTCCAGCCATTTGTGATCTACGAAGAAACCACTGACGTGTGGATAAAT GTTCATGATATCTTCTATCCTTTCATCCAAccggagggagaggaggaagagctcTGCTTTATCCGAGCCAACGAGTGCAAAACAGGTTTCTGCCACCTGTACAGAGTCACGGCGGTTCTCAAGCAGGGCAGCTACGACTGGGTGCAGCCGTACACCCACAGCGAGG ATGATTTCAAGTGTCCTATCAAAGAGGAGATTGCCCTGACTGGTGGGGAATGGGAGGTGTTGGCAAGGCATGGATCGAAG ATCTGGGTCAACGAGGCCACGAAGCTGGTGTATTTTCAAGGCACGAGGGACACCCCATTGGAGCACCATCTCTACGTTGTCAGCTATGAGTCTCCCGGAGAAATCGTACGACTCACCACGCCGGGCTTCTCCCACAGCTGTTCGATGAGCCAG AACTTTGACATGTTCATCAGCCACTACAGCAGTGTGAGCACTCCGCCTTGCGTGCACGTCTACAAGCTCAGCGGCTCCGATGACGACCCGCTCCACAAGCAGCCCAAGTTTTGGGCCAGCATGATGGAGGCAGCCA GTTGTCCCCCAGATTACATCCCACCCGAGATCTTTCACTTCCGCAGTCAGGCAGATGTGGAGCTCTACGGAATGGTCTACAAACCTCATGATGTCCAGCCTGGGAAGAAGCATCCCACGGTGCTCTTTGTGTACGGAGGCCCTCAG GTGCAGCTGGTGAATAACTCCTTCAAAGGAATCAAGTACTTGCGGCTGAACACGCTGGCGTCCTTAGGCTACGCTGTGGTGGTGATCGATGGAAGGGGCTCATGCCAGCGAGGACTCAAATTTGAAGGGGCCCTGAAAAACCAAATG GGTCAGGTGGAGATCGAGGACCAGGTGGAAGGTTTACATTATGTAGCAGAAAAATACGGGTTCATCGACTTGAGTCGTGTGGCCATACACGGCTGGTCGTAcgggggttttctctccctcaTGGGTCTCATCTGTAAACCCAACGTCTTCAAG ATTGCTATAGCAGGTGCTCCTGTCACAGTTTGGATGGCATATGACACCGGGTATACTGAGCGGTACATGGATATCCCAGAAAACAACCAGCAAGGTTACGAGGCTGGCTCTGTGGCATTACACGTAGAAAAGCTTCCCAACGA GCCAAATCGTCTGCTGATCCTCCATGGCTTTTTGGATGAAAATGTGCACTTTTTTCACACCAACTTCCTGGTATCACAGCTAATCCGGGCTGGAAAACCTTACCAGCTACAG ATCTACCCCAACGAGAGACACAGTATTCGGTGCCCTGAGTCCGGAGAGCACTACGAAATCACGCTGCTGCACTTTCTACAAGAATACCTCTGA